In Pogoniulus pusillus isolate bPogPus1 chromosome 1, bPogPus1.pri, whole genome shotgun sequence, one DNA window encodes the following:
- the KATNBL1 gene encoding KATNB1-like protein 1, with the protein MASEAHNGRKQKVLHIEGHPIDLPRKRISSSTKKIMKEGKKSPKQLASYTNRVTVGKTVTSPLSLFKVVCCKRKVHCYSPKPCYRKKQFPKSRGCDMANKENELACAGNLPAKLHNDSRTHLLNSSDSGSSQTEGPSSKYSGFFSEVSQDHETMAQVLFSRNLRLNVALTFWRRRSISELVAYLVRIQDLGVVVDCLPVLTNSLQEEKPYISVGCCVDLLPLVKSLLKSKYEEYVIVGLNWLQAVIKRWWSELSAHTEKAEDGNIHILKQQLSGLWEQENHLTLVPGYTGNIAKDVNAYLLQLH; encoded by the exons ATGGCATCTGAAGCCCACAATGGTAGAAAACAGAAAGTATTACATATTGAAGGTCATCCCATTGATCTCCCCAGAAAAAGGATCTCCTCTTCCACTAAAAAGATCATGAAGGAG GGTAAGAAATCTCCAAAACAGCTGGCTTCATACACAAACAG AGTAACAGTTGGAAAAACGGTGACTagtcccctctctcttttcaaAGTAGTGTGTTGTAAAAGGAAAGTTCATTGTTATAGTCCAAAGCCTTGTTACAGAAAGAAACAGTTCCCTAAATCTAGGGGCTGTGACATGGCAAATAAAGAAAATGAACTGGCTTGTGCCGGAAATCTGCCAGCAAAGCTGCATAATGATAGCCGGACCCACTTGCTGAATTCCAGTGACTCTGGCTCCTCTCAAACAGAAGGCCCCTCCTCCAAATACAGTGGATTCTTCTCAGAG GTTTCTCAGGACCATGAAACTATGGCTCAAGTTCTTTTCAGCAGGAATCTGAGGCTGAATGTAGCTTTAACTTTTTGGAGAAGGAGAAGTATAAGTGAACTAGTAGCCTACTTAGTGAG GATACAGGACCTTGGAGTGGTGGTAGACTGCCTTCCTGTGCTTACAAACAG TTTACAGGAAGAAAAACCATATATTTCAGTTGGCTGCTGTGTAGATCTTCTGCCTTTAGTGAAGTCACTGCTTAAAAGCAAATATGAAGA GTACGTGATAGTTGGTTTAAACTGGCTTCAGGCCGTCATTAAAAGATGGTGGTCAGAACTATCTGCACATACAGAAAAGGCAGAGGATGG AAATATTCATATTTTAAAACAACAATTAAGTGGATTATGGGAGCAGGAGAATCATCTGACTCTGGTTCCGGGATATACTGGTAATATAGCTAAG gATGTAAATGCTTATTTATTACAGCTACACTGA